A stretch of Paenibacillus peoriae DNA encodes these proteins:
- a CDS encoding multidrug effflux MFS transporter, translating to MKYKTQKNSLGFALILAIFSALGPFTVDMYLASLPQIAVFFGTSATAVQASLTTSLLGLGLGQLIMGPLSDIYGRRQPLLISMILYILSSIGCAFAPSIGWFISLRFIQGVAASAGLVISRAIVRDRFSGIEMTKFISLLTMISNVAPLISPTAGSTVMSYSSWLGVFIFLGVLGIGLTGITIWGLKESLPVQQRISGSPRALMKNYNSLFRKRSFIGYALVNGILFAGVFAYVAGTPFIYQNIYGVSPQLFSILFALNGLAIILGSQFVKLLADRVTESRLFLIGIILAFISSAAVLFIVLVHGVLSAMFISIFLFALSIGIIGPISFTLAMESQGHIAGGASAVLGTLQFALGAVTSPLVGIAGENSAIPFGIIIFSTSLLSIITYLILVKGIKKLSGTKNSLESNT from the coding sequence ATGAAATATAAGACCCAAAAAAATTCTCTCGGTTTTGCTCTAATATTGGCCATATTTTCGGCGTTGGGGCCGTTTACCGTCGATATGTATCTTGCATCACTTCCGCAAATCGCTGTTTTTTTTGGAACAAGCGCAACTGCGGTTCAAGCGAGTTTAACCACTAGTCTGTTAGGATTAGGGCTAGGACAGTTGATAATGGGACCTTTAAGCGACATTTATGGAAGACGCCAGCCTTTGTTGATTTCCATGATACTATATATCCTTTCCTCTATTGGATGCGCTTTTGCACCAAGCATAGGATGGTTTATATCTTTAAGATTTATACAAGGGGTTGCTGCGTCCGCTGGACTCGTTATTTCGCGCGCTATTGTTCGAGATCGGTTTAGTGGGATTGAAATGACTAAGTTTATATCGTTGCTGACAATGATAAGCAATGTGGCACCGTTAATTTCCCCTACGGCTGGAAGTACGGTTATGTCATACAGCTCTTGGTTAGGTGTATTTATATTTTTAGGGGTGCTAGGCATAGGGTTAACTGGGATAACCATATGGGGGTTAAAGGAAAGCTTACCTGTACAACAACGTATTTCAGGCAGTCCCCGTGCGTTGATGAAAAATTATAATAGCTTATTCCGAAAGCGGTCTTTTATAGGGTATGCTCTAGTCAATGGCATATTGTTCGCAGGTGTTTTTGCCTATGTTGCAGGTACCCCATTTATTTATCAAAACATATACGGCGTGTCGCCGCAACTGTTTTCAATCCTCTTTGCGTTGAATGGCCTTGCTATTATCTTGGGATCTCAATTCGTCAAACTGCTTGCAGACCGGGTAACGGAAAGTCGATTGTTTTTGATCGGAATAATACTAGCGTTTATATCTTCTGCTGCAGTCTTATTTATAGTACTAGTACATGGAGTATTATCAGCTATGTTTATTTCGATCTTCTTATTCGCTTTATCCATTGGGATCATTGGCCCCATCTCTTTTACATTAGCAATGGAATCGCAGGGGCATATTGCAGGGGGCGCGTCCGCCGTGCTCGGCACTTTACAATTCGCATTAGGTGCCGTTACGTCTCCACTTGTGGGAATTGCAGGCGAAAATTCTGCTATACCTTTTGGAATTATTATTTTTTCTACAAGTTTATTATCTATAATTACCTATCTCATTCTGGTTAAAGGGATAAAAAAATTATCCGGTACCAAAAATAGCCTTGAATCCAATACTTAA